CACATTCTGGTTAATTACACAAAACCTAGCCTTCGGCTATGTCTCCAATCCAATGAACATTGAGGCAAACCCCTTACGAACTCAATACCCTTTATTTGAGCAAAATCGGTCATTCTGAAAATCTAATGAATTCCAGAGGCGCTATTTCAAGCAAACGATCACTTTACCGACTAAAATCTGCTCGATAGCGCCAATACAGTTCATAAAAATCGCCAAAGTAGCCATTTTCTCGTCTATAAGCATAGTACAGTTCATTAGATGTCTTGGCTGCCGCGCCGCAACGGCGATACTTTAGGTGGAAGCTTCGCTCCCCCTTTTAGTTGTGCCTATCTTGGCTGGGCGCGCTATGTAAAACAAAACCGTCCTAGGCAAGCGTAGGACGGTTCTTTACGTTAATTTCTTTCATTAGTCAAGCCATTTGTACTTCTTCCCAGGGTTTTCTTCCTTCGTTTGCAGAGGAAGATTGAAGGATTGATCCGGTTTTCCTCTTCCAGCACCTGATCCTGGCCCACCCGCTCCAGGACTGCTGCCTCCCTCTGAATCTGGCGGCAGCACCCCCTTGCCAATCGTTACTTTGGTTTCGTGTGGAACCATATTGAAGAGTTCTTCGACGTCTGCCTGCTGCATGCGAACACAGCCATGCGACTCATCCTTTCCGATACTGGACGGTTTGTTAGTTCCATGAATAGCATATAACGTATCAGACAAAGTCATGCCCCGACTGCCAAATTCTCCATTCGATTTCCCGTTAGGATTACGCACTTTCTCGCTGATTACAAACTCACCCTGCGGCGTCTTCTCTCCCCCCAAGCCAACTGGATAGCTGCGGATGATATAATTCCCGCTCACAAGAGCCAACTGATGCTTATCCGTGTCAATCACGATACGGAGCGGTTCTCGCAATGGGTCAGCCGACGATTTAGGCGATGAATTAGCCGATGTCACTTGTTCTTTGGCTGGTTGTTGCGCAGACTCCCCCGCTTCAGGCACTTGTTTAATATCTTGCGGTTTGCCTGCCTTCGCACTCTCATTCAACTTGCTGACAACTTGGGGGAATGCCTCCTGCATGTCCGGCGTAAGCCCCGGCAATAGATTGTTCGGGTATGGCTGTGTCAGTTGCTCAGGTTTCTCCGGCATAGCTCCGGTCCTCTTTTGATAAGCTTGGACAGCGCTCTGCAAAACAATTGCTTGCTCCCGTTCGCTCATCCATTTGGTAATAGTCGGAATTAGTGAAGTGCTGTCTGCAACTTGACAGGAACAAATTTGAGATTGGTAATAGGCTAGTGAAGCCTTGCCATCGCCTGTACTCTTGGATTCTACGCTGACCAAAGGTTTGACAGACTTATTCCATTCTTGCCATCTGCCGTCCGTGCTTAGAGTGGGTTCCATAATGACAGACTCCCCTGCTCCCGAACTTCTGGAGGCAAGAACTTGCTGGAGCTTCTTGCCCCAATTTCCTTCTGACAAATATAACTTCACACCATTGGAACTATCGCCTCCAGTTTCCTGCTGGGGAATTGGCGTTGAAGCCGCCTCTGAAGAGGCTGATTTGCTCGTATTCTTCGTATTCAGACTACCTGGAACATTATCCTTGGCCAAATCCATCGCGGCGGGCACGGCTAGCAGCAATAAGAGGATCATCGCGGGCAGCCATTTTCCTTTGCCGCTTGATTTCCCCTTAGCAGGAGCCTGAATATCTTTTTTTGCGCCGTTTGGAGGATAGGTAGGAAGCGGACCTTCAATCGTTATCTTTTGCCGCTCAAAAGCCTCGTAAATCTCCCCAGACTGGGCAAAACAGTAGGCTGCCTTGCCTTCTTTCCCTTGTGCCGCATATTCTCGACCAAGCAAATACCACGCCATTTTATGATCAGGATGTTCCTTAACATATTTTTTGAGATAAAGAGGATCTTCGATGGGATTATGCTGGAAAAAACGATCCAACTGATCATTGCGATTATTCTCTTTCAAGCTGGAAACCTCCTATTGCCAATTAAGACTCTAACTGCTTTATCGGCAAAAATAGCCAAGAGATGAAGTCGCAAAAAAATGAGCTAGAACAAAGGTGCCCCTTTGTCTAGCCCATCGCAAGGTTATTGCTTACTTCTGATAAGATTTGGTGCGTAAAATGGCTGTCTGATGCGGTGCATCCCACTGTACATCCAGACCAATTTGTTCCGCAAAGAATCTAACTGGCACATACGTACGGCCTTGTTTCACGTAAGGCGAAACATCCGTTTCTATGGTCGCAGACGTGTTGTGACCGGCGTCCTTGCGGCTAATGCTCTTTTCTCCAATTGTTAATTCGATCGTCACATCACCTTTGGTGAGTTGCACGATTGATTTCCCCGCTTGCTCCGCATACTTAACCTCATAGCCGAATGTCTTGCTTATAGCGCGAACCGGAACCATGGTACGACCATCCTGAAACTCAGGCTGGGCATCGAAAGAAATCAAGCTCGATCCGCTGACAACCTTCACTTGCTTATCGTTTCCGATATTCGTTGGCAATTGATAAGGAGCAATTTTGCGAACTTTATTATTCAAAGAATCGGCAACGACGATATTCCCCTGAGCCGTTACAAGGACATCACTTGGACGATAAAATTCCGCAGCCTGTTCCACACCATCTGACTCACCTGTCTTGACAGTGCCCGCGATGGTAGTTACCTTTCCATTTAGCAAATAACGCACCGCATGGTTAAGGCTGTCTGCTATAAGTACCCCGCCTTCGGAGGTTACAGCTAGGCCTTTAGGAAAATCAAACTTCGCTTTGAGTGCATCGCCATCAGCATAATCACCAGACGCATATAATTCATTTTTGGCGTACAATGCACCCCCTGAGGTTGAACCCGCAAGTGTACTTACTGTCCCTGCTTTTAAGTCAATGTAACGAATGCGTTGGTTCCCTGTATCACTTACATACAGATTCCCTTTACTATCCAAAGCTAATCCGCTCGGCTCATTGAATTTCGCTGTTGCCAAGCTGCCATCTTGATATTCCCCGGCAAAAGATGCTTCGCCTGGACGAATCTCGATAGCACGTCCAGTAGTAGCGTTCAACGTGGACACACTGCCATCCGCGGCAATTTTACGAATCACATGATTCAAAGAATCAGCGACGTACACGATCCCGTCCGCAGTTACCGCTACATCCGTTGGGTGATTGAAGCTTGCTGAGGTGCCCTTGCCGTCTTTGTTTCCTAAGACACCATTACCAGCCAGTGTCGTCACTTGCCCGTTCGTATCGATTCTACGAATGGCATTGTTGCCTGAATCGGCTACATAGACATTCCCTTTGGCATCAACAGCTAATCCCGTCGGTTCGTTAAAAAATGCTTCGTTTGCTTTACCGTCCAGCAACCCTCCTGTCGGGAAGCCATTGCTGTTCTTCGAGACAATAAGTTCAGGACCTGCAAAAGTCGTAACAGTTCCACCAGTTATTTTGCGAATCTGATGATTGCGAGTGTCTGCAACTAGAATACTGCCGTCTGCCAATTGCACGACACTGCCTGGAGCCCGAAAAGCAGCGCTTAACGCAGCTCCATTGTGATCTTCGAAATCGCCAATTCCCGCGATTGTGGATACATCCGAAAGAATTTGGCCATTGCTTGAAAGAAGAGCATCAGCAGACAATCCTGCTGCCAAAGCCGACGAACCTCCAAGAAAGGTTGCCGCTATGAGAGATGAAACGAATATATGTTTGAGTGGTTTCATTGGTTTCTCCTTTTGATTCTAACGATTCTAAGTAACGTTTAGGGACGTGGATTATTTGCCGTAAAAGTAACAAATGGGTTGATGGTGTACGGAACAGCAACAGTCTGAACAGAACTGCCATTTTTGCGAACAGCTACAATTTTACCAACCTTAATGGTGTGTGTCCCTGCACCATACATCGGGATCGATGCTAGTTTCTTCTTGCCGACAACCGAAATATTATTGGGCTGACTTCCGAAATTGGTTACCGTGTAAATGAGTTCAACGTTATTAGCATCTATGTGCTCACTAACATTATCTGCGCTAGTAGCGCTGTTAAATATTTCACCATTAATCGTTGGCGCATTTCCATAGTTCGCACCACCAAAGCCATAAAGCAAATGAACTTCTACGCCATAAATATCATTCGCATTAACGAAATCACTTAAATAAATATCCAAATTAAAATTGGAAGAGTTTGGATCTAACGTAGCCCCTAAACTGACTGCCGGAATCACAGTTGGTTCCGAACCAGATCCAGGATCAGAACCAGAACCAGTTCCTGGACCCCCAGTAGTTGTTTCAGGCGCTTTATTCCCATTCTTCAAGATCACTTCAGCATCCGCGGTCTGCTTCTCTTGTGCCGCTTTATTCGCAGCTGCTAATCTCGCTTTCTCGTCTTCCATCGCTTTAAGCGCAGCTGCCAGTTTCTTCTTGATCTCATCTAGCTTCTTCGCTTCCTCTTGTTTCTTCTTCAACTTTTCGGATTCAAGCTTTTGAAGCTCAATTAATTTTTGCTTTTCTTTCTCTGCATCAACACCCGCCGTTTTGTCCAACTCTTTGACTTTGTTCAAATCCAGCTTTCTATTTTCATCACTGATTTTTTTATTCGCTTCATCAATGATTTTATTCATATCATCTTTATCAATCTTTTTATCGGCAACCGCCTTTTTCGCGATATTGCCAATCAAGTTATCTAAATTTTGCTTCACTTTATCGAGCTCTGCCTGATCTTTGATAACTAAAGATGTCTGATCATCAACAAACTTGCCGTCTGCGATTTCCTTGGATTTCTTGGCAATGAAAGCATCATTTTCTTTATCAATCTCTGCTTTACTTTTAATTAGCTCTTGAATCACTTCAGGTGAAGCCTCTTCAATAAATTTATCAATATCTATAAATTCTACTTTCAAGGATAGATCTTTGGTTTCATCTCTGGAATCCATAGAGATTTGTTGGGTCGGATACAGATATGTAATTGAAAACGATTGTGTTGAATCAGCATTGGTTGTTACCGTAGAAGCCGAAACGTTCCCTGCGCCTACAGCCATTTTGATTTTGCCCGTGACTGGATCAACACCTACGAAAAACTGAGTGCCCCGTACGCCCATGACGGCCGTTGGCGTTTCAACTTCAAACTCGTCATTTGATCCAGCCAATGATTTGACCTTCACCCACATGGAGCCAGCCCACACTTTAAGCTTGGACTTTTTGCTGCCATCCGAAGAACTCAGATCAGATACGTTCACCTCGGAGTTAGCCCCAAGAGTAATCTCCGAATCCCCGTTGCTTAAGTTAAGCGTCACGCTTGAACCTTCGCCTGTATACACCGTATCCCCTTGATTAAGACTCATACTTTCGTAAGCATCGTAGGACTTGGATCCTCCGCCTTTTTTGATCGTAACATCCCCGGACAGCGAAGCTACAACAGCAACGCGAACAGTTTTGGCATCAACCGGTTTCACCAGCAAAACCGAAATCAAACTAAAAACGAGACAAAAACTTAAAAATAAAGATACAGATGATTTCTTGGATAGTTCCATACTAAATTCCTCCCTATGTTTCCCGGCTTACAGATTTCCGATAACTTCATAGACCGCAACCGGTTTTTCTTTTCCTTTGACTTTGATCTCACCTATGGATTCAATTTCGAACAGGTGCTTGACTCGCTCATACGTTTGTTCACTAATTAGAATCTGTCCTGGTTTGGCATTCGACTCCAAACGCGCTGACAAGTTGACGGTATCCCCGATAGCCGTGTAATCAAGCCTCAAATCCTCCGAACCGATATTCCCGACTACAGCAGGGCCGCTGTTGATCCCAAGACCAAACTTCACGCCAATGCCGTAGTTTTTGATCAATTTTTGCTCAAGAATATCAGCTTGCGACTTCATTTCAATCGCCGCACGAACGGCCATCTCCGGATGATTCTCATATTCAATCGGCGCGCCAAACATCGCCATAACACCATCACCAATGAACTTATCCAGTGTCCCATTGAACTTGAAAATAGCTTTCGTACAGACATCCAAATACTCATTCAACACCTGGATCACTTGCTCAGGCTCCAACTTTTCAGACATCGGTGTAAATCCTCGAATATCAACGAAAATAAGCGAGATATCTTTACGGCTTCCGCCCAGCTTCACATCTTCACCAGACTGGAGAAGTTCGTCCACGACAGTTTTGGAGACGAATCTTCCGAAAATGCCTGTCACACGGTTGCGTTCCTTGCGCTCCTCTAGATAATGGCTTACCAACGACCAGATATAAATGGTCACCAGCGCAAATTGCGGATAAACTAGCGGCGCGAACGTAGAGCCAGCAATATAGAAAAGAAGCCATACGCCACCGTAAACAATAAACATTCCCAAGAAGATAAAGAGCGCGGTCTTTCCTCTGAATCTCTCAAATAAGAAAAGGGCTAATAGAGAAACAAGCAAAATAATCCCCACGCCAACCGGCTTGCTTGCATCTTTGTAATATTTGCTCTCTAACAACGTTTGAATCATATTCGCATGAATTTCAATCCCAAACATTTTTACAGAACTAATTGGTGTCGGATACTCATCTTGCATAGCTGTAACAAATGGACCTACCAGTACAATGCTTCCTTCCAAAGGCAGAGGCTTTTTGCTATTCATAACATCAACAAAAGAAAGCAGCTCATAGCCTGTTGTCGCATCCACTTTCTGCCTTGGCAAGGTGAAAAATTCCGTGGTTACTTGATTTCGTTCATTCGTAGGCAAAATAATACTGCCTTGCTTCCATTGTCCTGTTGCATCGTCTCGTTTAACTTTGTTCTGTTCATCCAGCACGAGGTTGGCGAGCGCGACACTAAATGCAGGTATGTATGTTCCATTCTCATCCGGCAACCCAACGGGCAGCTTCCGAGCTTTGCCATCCTTATCAACAAACACATTAATATGCGCCATTTGCTGTCTATTGGTCGTTAAAGTGGGAGTGGGATAGTCGACTTTCTCAGGTATAAGATCACCTGCTTCTTGCTGCTTTGAGGGATAATTAATTTGCACAGGCATAATCACATTGTGATATTTAGCCAATACATCGGCTAACGCCTTATCGTCTGCGGGGTTTTTCGAAGGTTCCGCCAAAACAACGTCAATCCCGATCGCCGCGGCACCGGATTGTTCCAGCTTCTCAATTAATTGGGCATAGGTCGATCGATCCCATGGAAACTTCCCAATTGCTTTTAATGACTTTTCATCAATCTTGACAATTT
Above is a genomic segment from Paenibacillus sp. HWE-109 containing:
- a CDS encoding L,D-transpeptidase, with the translated sequence MAWYLLGREYAAQGKEGKAAYCFAQSGEIYEAFERQKITIEGPLPTYPPNGAKKDIQAPAKGKSSGKGKWLPAMILLLLLAVPAAMDLAKDNVPGSLNTKNTSKSASSEAASTPIPQQETGGDSSNGVKLYLSEGNWGKKLQQVLASRSSGAGESVIMEPTLSTDGRWQEWNKSVKPLVSVESKSTGDGKASLAYYQSQICSCQVADSTSLIPTITKWMSEREQAIVLQSAVQAYQKRTGAMPEKPEQLTQPYPNNLLPGLTPDMQEAFPQVVSKLNESAKAGKPQDIKQVPEAGESAQQPAKEQVTSANSSPKSSADPLREPLRIVIDTDKHQLALVSGNYIIRSYPVGLGGEKTPQGEFVISEKVRNPNGKSNGEFGSRGMTLSDTLYAIHGTNKPSSIGKDESHGCVRMQQADVEELFNMVPHETKVTIGKGVLPPDSEGGSSPGAGGPGSGAGRGKPDQSFNLPLQTKEENPGKKYKWLD
- a CDS encoding NHL domain-containing protein encodes the protein MKPLKHIFVSSLIAATFLGGSSALAAGLSADALLSSNGQILSDVSTIAGIGDFEDHNGAALSAAFRAPGSVVQLADGSILVADTRNHQIRKITGGTVTTFAGPELIVSKNSNGFPTGGLLDGKANEAFFNEPTGLAVDAKGNVYVADSGNNAIRRIDTNGQVTTLAGNGVLGNKDGKGTSASFNHPTDVAVTADGIVYVADSLNHVIRKIAADGSVSTLNATTGRAIEIRPGEASFAGEYQDGSLATAKFNEPSGLALDSKGNLYVSDTGNQRIRYIDLKAGTVSTLAGSTSGGALYAKNELYASGDYADGDALKAKFDFPKGLAVTSEGGVLIADSLNHAVRYLLNGKVTTIAGTVKTGESDGVEQAAEFYRPSDVLVTAQGNIVVADSLNNKVRKIAPYQLPTNIGNDKQVKVVSGSSLISFDAQPEFQDGRTMVPVRAISKTFGYEVKYAEQAGKSIVQLTKGDVTIELTIGEKSISRKDAGHNTSATIETDVSPYVKQGRTYVPVRFFAEQIGLDVQWDAPHQTAILRTKSYQK
- a CDS encoding FecR family protein, with the protein product MELSKKSSVSLFLSFCLVFSLISVLLVKPVDAKTVRVAVVASLSGDVTIKKGGGSKSYDAYESMSLNQGDTVYTGEGSSVTLNLSNGDSEITLGANSEVNVSDLSSSDGSKKSKLKVWAGSMWVKVKSLAGSNDEFEVETPTAVMGVRGTQFFVGVDPVTGKIKMAVGAGNVSASTVTTNADSTQSFSITYLYPTQQISMDSRDETKDLSLKVEFIDIDKFIEEASPEVIQELIKSKAEIDKENDAFIAKKSKEIADGKFVDDQTSLVIKDQAELDKVKQNLDNLIGNIAKKAVADKKIDKDDMNKIIDEANKKISDENRKLDLNKVKELDKTAGVDAEKEKQKLIELQKLESEKLKKKQEEAKKLDEIKKKLAAALKAMEDEKARLAAANKAAQEKQTADAEVILKNGNKAPETTTGGPGTGSGSDPGSGSEPTVIPAVSLGATLDPNSSNFNLDIYLSDFVNANDIYGVEVHLLYGFGGANYGNAPTINGEIFNSATSADNVSEHIDANNVELIYTVTNFGSQPNNISVVGKKKLASIPMYGAGTHTIKVGKIVAVRKNGSSVQTVAVPYTINPFVTFTANNPRP
- a CDS encoding adenylate/guanylate cyclase domain-containing protein; its protein translation is MGKKKWIQTLAAGLLLMLLSTYFYTVNSSGLFYFVEGPLQDSLRKSKSVDERQPEDRIKIVKIDEKSLKAIGKFPWDRSTYAQLIEKLEQSGAAAIGIDVVLAEPSKNPADDKALADVLAKYHNVIMPVQINYPSKQQEAGDLIPEKVDYPTPTLTTNRQQMAHINVFVDKDGKARKLPVGLPDENGTYIPAFSVALANLVLDEQNKVKRDDATGQWKQGSIILPTNERNQVTTEFFTLPRQKVDATTGYELLSFVDVMNSKKPLPLEGSIVLVGPFVTAMQDEYPTPISSVKMFGIEIHANMIQTLLESKYYKDASKPVGVGIILLVSLLALFLFERFRGKTALFIFLGMFIVYGGVWLLFYIAGSTFAPLVYPQFALVTIYIWSLVSHYLEERKERNRVTGIFGRFVSKTVVDELLQSGEDVKLGGSRKDISLIFVDIRGFTPMSEKLEPEQVIQVLNEYLDVCTKAIFKFNGTLDKFIGDGVMAMFGAPIEYENHPEMAVRAAIEMKSQADILEQKLIKNYGIGVKFGLGINSGPAVVGNIGSEDLRLDYTAIGDTVNLSARLESNAKPGQILISEQTYERVKHLFEIESIGEIKVKGKEKPVAVYEVIGNL